One genomic window of Caballeronia sp. SBC1 includes the following:
- a CDS encoding M3 family metallopeptidase — MTDNGNPLLQDWQTPYQLPPFQQIQSEHFAPAFAVLFEQHLAEIDALAGNQAAPTFDNTVAAFDAAGATLDRVRLTFENLCASESPAALQAVEREMAPLLAAHDSKVAMHAGFFARLDAVREQATVLDLSEEQRRLLQRMHTDFVRTGATLQGPDRERFAAIATRLADLQTQFAQNILADESSYQLPLTSEADLAGLPDFLRQSARSAAKDRGVEGYVITLSRSLMQPFLTWSTCRDLRETAWRAWTSRGENPARDNRPIARDILMLRQEQARLLGYENFADYALADRMAGTASAVHALLSQVWEPAKASVEQERQALAAQAAALGEPTDIEPWDWYYLAEKVRVSRYALDDAQVKPYFSLDAMLAAMFDCAERLFGVQFMEQTHEKTGVSLYHPDVRLWEVRRGAELVGIFLGDNYSRPNKQGGAWMHVYRRQRRNGGNVTPIVVNNNNFARTDDGPTLLSFDDVRTLFHEFGHGLHGLLSDVNYGRLSGTNVPQDYVELPSQLMENWATVAEVLAKHARHVTTGEPIPAALIERIRASQTFNQGFETVAYTSSALIDMALHQQSDPAGIDIARFEIAERERLGVPREVGMRHRLPHFGHIFSGGYYAAGYYVYMWAEVLEADAFDAFEEACDAFDPALADKLHRYVYSAGDSREQGAAFRAFRGRDPRAEPMLRKRGLLRTE; from the coding sequence ATGACCGACAACGGCAACCCGCTGCTGCAGGACTGGCAAACGCCCTACCAACTGCCGCCCTTCCAGCAGATCCAGTCCGAACACTTCGCGCCCGCATTCGCGGTGCTCTTCGAGCAACATCTCGCGGAAATTGATGCCCTTGCTGGCAATCAGGCCGCGCCGACATTCGACAACACCGTGGCCGCGTTCGATGCGGCCGGCGCCACGCTTGATCGTGTGCGCCTGACCTTCGAAAACCTGTGCGCTTCCGAGTCGCCGGCCGCGTTGCAGGCGGTAGAGCGCGAGATGGCGCCGCTGCTGGCCGCACACGACAGCAAGGTCGCCATGCACGCCGGTTTCTTCGCGAGGCTCGACGCTGTCCGCGAGCAAGCAACCGTGCTGGATCTCAGCGAAGAGCAGCGGCGTTTGCTGCAACGCATGCATACGGATTTCGTCCGTACGGGCGCCACGCTGCAAGGGCCCGACCGGGAGCGTTTCGCGGCCATCGCCACGCGGCTCGCTGATCTGCAAACGCAGTTCGCGCAAAACATACTCGCGGACGAATCCAGCTACCAGTTGCCGTTGACATCGGAAGCGGACCTGGCCGGATTGCCTGATTTCCTGCGCCAATCGGCACGCAGCGCCGCAAAGGACCGCGGTGTAGAGGGCTACGTGATCACGCTCTCGCGCTCGCTGATGCAGCCCTTTCTCACGTGGTCCACCTGCCGTGATCTGCGCGAGACGGCATGGCGCGCCTGGACTAGCCGTGGAGAAAACCCGGCACGCGATAACCGGCCGATCGCTCGCGACATCCTGATGCTGCGGCAAGAACAAGCACGTTTGCTCGGCTACGAGAACTTTGCCGATTACGCGCTTGCCGATCGCATGGCGGGCACAGCGTCAGCGGTCCATGCACTGCTTAGCCAGGTATGGGAGCCGGCGAAGGCCAGCGTTGAACAGGAGCGCCAGGCGCTGGCCGCGCAGGCGGCCGCGCTGGGTGAACCTACCGACATTGAACCGTGGGACTGGTACTACCTCGCCGAGAAGGTACGGGTTAGCCGCTACGCACTCGACGATGCGCAAGTGAAACCGTACTTCAGCCTGGACGCCATGCTTGCCGCCATGTTCGATTGCGCGGAGCGCCTGTTCGGCGTGCAGTTCATGGAGCAAACCCACGAGAAGACCGGCGTGTCGCTGTATCACCCGGACGTGCGCCTTTGGGAGGTGCGCCGCGGAGCTGAACTGGTGGGCATTTTCCTTGGTGACAACTACTCCCGGCCCAATAAACAAGGCGGCGCGTGGATGCATGTTTATCGCAGGCAAAGGCGTAATGGCGGAAATGTGACGCCGATCGTGGTGAACAACAACAACTTCGCGCGCACCGACGATGGTCCGACGCTGCTGAGTTTCGATGACGTACGCACGCTGTTTCATGAGTTCGGCCACGGCTTGCACGGCTTGCTGTCTGATGTGAACTACGGTCGTCTGTCGGGTACCAATGTCCCGCAAGACTATGTGGAACTTCCTTCGCAGTTGATGGAAAACTGGGCCACGGTAGCGGAAGTGCTCGCGAAGCACGCGCGTCACGTGACGACTGGCGAACCTATTCCGGCTGCGCTGATCGAACGCATCAGAGCTTCCCAGACTTTCAACCAGGGGTTTGAGACGGTCGCCTACACATCGTCAGCCTTGATCGATATGGCGTTGCATCAGCAGAGCGATCCTGCGGGCATCGACATCGCCCGGTTCGAGATAGCCGAGCGGGAGCGTCTGGGCGTACCGCGCGAGGTGGGTATGCGCCACCGGCTGCCGCACTTTGGCCATATCTTCAGCGGCGGATATTATGCCGCGGGGTATTACGTCTACATGTGGGCAGAGGTCCTGGAAGCTGATGCGTTCGATGCCTTCGAAGAAGCCTGCGACGCATTCGATCCCGCGCTAGCGGACAAGCTGCACCGGTACGTGTACAGCGCCGGTGACAGCCGCGAACAGGGTGCGGCGTTCCGCGCTTTTCGTGGCCGCGATCCACGCGCCGAGCCAATGTTGCGCAAACGTGGATTGCTGCGAACTGAGTGA